One genomic region from Anabaena sp. PCC 7108 encodes:
- a CDS encoding energy transducer TonB — protein sequence MGFSSIAIEQREKETEALKTVLLYSLIGSLALHLGVLALCISKFLLKVPNVKDQPIEVTILETIPDEIAKPQANKNSPVNINSGGGGGGGNGVKNLIPAATSISGITPAFLPVAKQHQPKTTNNFIAKQPQAPTIPEPATTQPPVETKPIQRLDENSNTPASNQPQLDATVTNDSKTQNIQSSKLEIQPSSSYKNISTTSTSSTQPSQNVVSTSGNLFGNLGNRLRNSLGNGSGNGVGNGSGNGVGNGSGNGVGNGSGNGVGNGSGNGIGNGSGNGIGNGVGNKPKTEDTTVATAPKPPIENSSKLNRADCLQCQIKYPNRARQRGIEGNPEVAIDTDKKGNVTRVRLIRSSGDSELDQAAQQAAQEWKLTPTEAGRQGVRASVNFAIKGSQRHRQLQERQIEKQREAAQKKPEKEASTSTFRESPQHNQRKITPIITDISPENTTRRRQESPPSESKPVSSPRQRVEPEKPKQIEESTPRRRSPQSVKSDTNNQADEGKAERVQKSQRRLEEILRRRQKSSDSPAPAEAPTPPKPATTSPTESNSDSEISN from the coding sequence ATGGGTTTTTCCAGCATCGCTATAGAACAAAGAGAAAAAGAAACTGAAGCTCTGAAGACTGTTCTCCTCTACAGTCTCATTGGTTCATTAGCATTACATCTGGGGGTACTAGCTTTATGTATAAGCAAATTTTTACTGAAAGTACCTAATGTTAAAGATCAACCAATTGAAGTGACAATTCTCGAAACTATCCCCGATGAAATAGCCAAACCACAAGCGAATAAAAACTCCCCAGTCAATATCAACTCTGGTGGAGGAGGTGGTGGTGGTAACGGCGTGAAAAATTTGATCCCAGCAGCAACTTCTATCAGCGGCATAACTCCGGCTTTTTTACCTGTAGCTAAACAGCATCAACCGAAAACCACTAATAACTTTATCGCCAAACAACCCCAAGCGCCAACTATTCCTGAACCTGCGACAACACAACCTCCGGTAGAAACTAAACCAATACAGAGGTTAGATGAAAACTCAAACACCCCAGCATCTAATCAACCTCAACTAGATGCGACTGTGACAAACGACTCAAAAACCCAAAATATCCAATCATCAAAGTTAGAAATTCAACCAAGTTCTAGTTATAAAAATATCTCAACTACCTCCACTTCTTCCACACAACCGTCACAGAATGTAGTTTCAACAAGTGGAAATCTTTTCGGTAATCTAGGTAATCGATTGAGAAATAGTTTAGGTAACGGTTCCGGTAATGGTGTTGGTAACGGTTCCGGTAATGGTGTTGGTAACGGTTCCGGTAATGGTGTTGGTAACGGTTCCGGTAATGGCGTTGGTAACGGTTCCGGTAATGGTATTGGTAACGGTTCTGGTAATGGTATTGGTAACGGGGTTGGAAATAAACCAAAAACAGAAGATACAACAGTAGCTACAGCACCCAAACCTCCTATAGAAAATAGTTCTAAATTGAATCGCGCAGATTGTCTACAGTGTCAAATTAAGTATCCAAACAGAGCCAGACAACGTGGTATAGAAGGAAATCCAGAAGTTGCTATTGATACTGACAAGAAAGGTAATGTCACGCGGGTACGGTTAATCCGTTCCAGTGGTGATAGCGAACTAGATCAAGCTGCTCAACAAGCAGCACAAGAGTGGAAATTAACACCTACAGAAGCAGGAAGACAAGGGGTAAGAGCCTCAGTTAATTTTGCTATTAAAGGATCACAGCGTCATCGCCAACTTCAAGAACGTCAAATAGAAAAACAAAGAGAAGCCGCCCAGAAAAAACCTGAAAAAGAAGCTTCTACTTCTACTTTCAGAGAATCACCTCAACACAATCAACGGAAAATAACTCCTATTATTACCGATATTTCCCCCGAAAATACAACTAGACGTAGACAAGAATCTCCACCTTCTGAGAGTAAACCAGTCTCATCTCCTCGTCAGCGTGTAGAACCTGAAAAACCTAAGCAAATAGAAGAATCTACACCCCGTCGTCGTTCACCACAATCCGTAAAATCTGATACAAACAATCAAGCTGATGAAGGTAAAGCCGAAAGAGTTCAAAAAAGCCAGAGACGGTTAGAAGAAATCCTCCGTCGTCGTCAAAAATCCTCTGACTCACCAGCACCAGCAGAAGCACCCACACCACCAAAACCTGCGACTACATCACCTACTGAGTCTAATAGTGATTCAGAAATTAGTAATTAG
- a CDS encoding peroxiredoxin yields MTLRLGDTVPNFTQASTHGEIDFYTWADDSWVVLFSHPADFTPVCTTELGTVAKLKPEFEKRNVKAIALSVDDVNSHNGWVADIEETQSTTLNYPILADADKKVSDLYDMIHPNAAATVTVRSVFVIDPSKKLRLSFTYPPSTGRNFDEILRVIDSLQLTDNYSVATPADWKDGDDVVIVPSLKDPEVLKQKFPKGYEEIKPYLRMTPQPNK; encoded by the coding sequence ATGACTCTCCGTCTTGGTGATACAGTACCCAACTTTACTCAAGCCTCAACACATGGGGAAATAGATTTTTATACATGGGCAGATGATAGCTGGGTAGTGCTGTTTTCTCACCCTGCTGACTTTACACCAGTTTGTACCACTGAATTAGGTACAGTAGCTAAACTGAAACCAGAATTTGAGAAACGCAACGTAAAAGCGATCGCACTCAGCGTTGATGATGTAAACTCTCATAATGGCTGGGTGGCAGATATTGAAGAAACTCAAAGCACCACCCTCAATTATCCAATTCTCGCAGATGCAGACAAAAAGGTTTCTGACCTTTATGATATGATTCACCCCAACGCAGCTGCTACTGTGACAGTACGGTCAGTTTTCGTTATTGATCCTAGCAAGAAACTGCGTCTTTCTTTTACCTACCCCCCCAGTACCGGACGCAATTTTGATGAAATATTGCGAGTAATTGATTCACTGCAATTAACTGATAATTACAGTGTAGCTACCCCTGCTGACTGGAAAGATGGAGACGATGTCGTAATTGTTCCATCTCTAAAAGATCCTGAAGTTCTCAAACAGAAATTCCCTAAAGGTTATGAAGAAATCAAACCATATTTGCGAATGACTCCTCAACCTAACAAGTAA
- a CDS encoding TonB-dependent siderophore receptor — protein sequence MNQSFVFLPVSLLSLLVAFPAVAVNNRTENSVVNSEIPSLSEIELPATNAELLTQQPASTEVKEETQPEADLTPTNDADISIETIGEKDPLPESTPTYVIEKEEIQKQGATSVADILKRMPGFAINDVGHGADIHTGTYYRGASINQSVFLINGRPINSNINTYHGATDLNSIPIEAIERVELYSGAASSLYGSSAFGGVVNIITKEGDGKPKLNASAEFGSLNLNNQQITYGGSSGAVKYNFSFERYFIDNRYRVPVGAANRDAQGFLSNADTATSTYFGSIGVDLDPKNSVNLDVTALSSRRGLIYFGFPLQKDRLDHDGLNIGLSWKTRLGKGENSNLTTSIGYNQDYFSTYGPTAGTFYRSGILDTQQITARVDHDWKLSPNNQLHWGLDLKNTDLSGDVFSTAPNRIANNEKENRSLLNTALFAVNTWNISDAFQVDLGLRQSFDEQFGNYLNPSFGLRYAVNPAVAVRGSWAGAQRNPGLDQLYVYDTVHAWQPNPDLKPETGSAWTAGVDVRLSNNLLGQFTYFGSSLDNRLGVISGRWENIGLVDTNGLEAALQLKIAREWSTFLNYTYTDAQIKTGTEKGLQLGLIPYSLLQAGIGYEKAGWQANMYVTYNSGSRRSVYTNTAGGDKNTDFSASFVNFDLSGRIPVSKNLGLIIYLENLLGEQYERVNRIYSPGFTFRVGLTANI from the coding sequence ATGAATCAGAGTTTTGTTTTCCTGCCAGTTTCTTTATTGAGCTTACTGGTAGCCTTTCCTGCTGTTGCTGTTAATAATAGAACTGAAAATAGTGTAGTAAATTCTGAGATTCCTAGTTTAAGTGAAATTGAATTACCCGCAACAAATGCTGAATTATTAACTCAACAACCAGCATCAACTGAAGTTAAGGAAGAAACTCAACCAGAAGCAGATTTAACTCCCACAAATGATGCAGATATCTCTATAGAAACAATTGGTGAAAAAGACCCTTTACCTGAATCTACACCCACTTATGTAATTGAAAAAGAAGAAATTCAAAAACAGGGTGCAACCAGCGTTGCTGATATTTTGAAAAGAATGCCAGGTTTTGCGATCAATGATGTCGGACATGGTGCAGATATTCACACAGGTACATATTACCGGGGTGCATCAATTAACCAATCTGTATTTCTGATTAATGGTAGACCAATTAATAGTAATATTAACACATATCATGGTGCAACTGACTTAAATAGTATTCCTATAGAAGCTATAGAAAGAGTTGAGTTGTATAGTGGGGCTGCTTCCTCTTTATATGGTTCATCGGCTTTTGGGGGAGTTGTCAATATCATTACTAAAGAAGGTGATGGTAAACCTAAATTAAATGCTAGTGCAGAATTTGGCTCATTAAATTTAAATAATCAACAGATAACTTATGGTGGTTCATCTGGTGCAGTCAAGTACAACTTTAGCTTTGAAAGATACTTTATCGATAACCGTTATCGTGTACCTGTGGGAGCAGCAAACCGTGATGCTCAAGGGTTTTTATCGAATGCAGATACAGCTACAAGCACTTATTTTGGCAGCATTGGTGTAGATTTAGATCCCAAAAATTCGGTCAATTTAGATGTGACTGCACTGAGTAGTCGTCGAGGTTTAATTTATTTCGGGTTCCCGTTACAAAAAGACAGACTTGATCATGATGGTTTGAATATTGGTTTATCTTGGAAAACTCGACTTGGTAAGGGAGAAAACTCTAATTTAACAACTTCTATTGGTTATAACCAAGATTACTTTAGCACTTATGGTCCTACCGCAGGTACATTTTACCGCAGCGGGATTTTAGATACTCAACAAATTACAGCCAGAGTAGATCATGATTGGAAACTTAGCCCTAATAATCAGTTGCATTGGGGTTTAGATTTAAAAAATACTGATTTAAGTGGTGATGTTTTTAGTACAGCACCTAATAGAATTGCCAACAACGAAAAAGAAAATCGCAGCCTCTTAAATACAGCTTTATTTGCTGTCAATACTTGGAATATTAGCGATGCTTTTCAAGTTGATTTAGGGCTAAGACAAAGCTTTGATGAGCAGTTTGGTAATTATCTTAACCCTAGTTTTGGCTTACGTTATGCTGTGAATCCAGCCGTTGCTGTGCGTGGCAGTTGGGCAGGAGCGCAACGGAATCCTGGTTTAGATCAGTTATATGTTTATGATACTGTTCATGCTTGGCAACCAAACCCAGATTTAAAACCAGAAACTGGTTCAGCTTGGACTGCGGGAGTGGATGTGAGATTGTCTAATAATTTGCTGGGACAGTTTACATATTTTGGCAGTAGTTTAGATAATCGGTTAGGAGTAATTAGTGGGAGATGGGAAAATATTGGCTTAGTAGATACCAATGGTTTAGAAGCAGCATTGCAATTAAAAATTGCTCGTGAATGGTCAACTTTTCTCAACTACACTTATACAGATGCCCAAATTAAAACTGGAACTGAAAAAGGATTACAATTAGGGTTAATTCCTTACTCTTTACTTCAAGCTGGAATTGGTTATGAAAAGGCGGGATGGCAAGCTAATATGTATGTGACTTATAATAGTGGTTCCCGTCGCTCTGTTTATACCAATACTGCTGGTGGTGATAAAAATACAGACTTCTCAGCGTCTTTTGTGAATTTTGATTTGAGTGGTCGGATTCCTGTCAGTAAAAATTTGGGGTTGATTATTTATTTGGAAAATTTACTCGGTGAGCAATATGAGCGAGTTAATCGTATTTATAGTCCTGGGTTTACTTTTCGAGTTGGTTTAACTGCAAATATCTAA
- the hpsP gene encoding hormogonium polysaccharide biosynthesis glycosyltransferase HpsP — translation MKILHIIPSISLIYGGPSQMVLGLAPALAASGEEVTIITTDSNGDSGQKPLDVPLNRPIKQDGYEIIYFRCAPFRRYKFSLDLLKWLISHANEFDIAHIHALFSPVSSASAVICRQQKLPYILRPLGTLDPSDLRKKKLLKQLYVELIERRNLAGAAAVHFTSEQEAKISARFGVKTQDLVIPLGVIPPQINPDEGWSKLGIPSDKPVVLFMSRIDPKKGLDLLLPALEKLLNDGLQFHFVLAGTNPQDPNYEAKIQSQIENSPLNLHTTITGFVTGKVKTKLLKAADLFVLPSYYENFGIAVAEAMVAGTPVVISDQVHIYQQVVDSESGWVGKTDVESLVELLKAALLNPQECQRRGVNAQKYALENFSWDAIAQQMIQAYQQIMANQKS, via the coding sequence ATGAAAATATTACATATTATTCCCTCGATTTCTTTAATTTATGGCGGTCCTAGTCAAATGGTATTAGGGTTAGCCCCAGCGTTGGCTGCATCAGGTGAAGAAGTTACAATTATTACCACAGATAGTAATGGCGATTCTGGTCAAAAACCTCTTGATGTGCCTTTAAATCGCCCTATAAAGCAAGATGGTTATGAAATTATTTACTTTCGTTGTGCGCCTTTTCGCAGATATAAGTTTTCTCTGGATTTATTAAAATGGTTAATAAGTCACGCTAACGAGTTTGATATTGCCCATATTCATGCTTTATTTTCTCCTGTTAGTAGTGCGTCAGCAGTAATTTGTCGTCAACAAAAATTACCTTATATTTTACGTCCTTTAGGAACTCTAGATCCATCTGATTTACGTAAAAAGAAACTATTAAAACAGCTTTATGTTGAATTGATAGAACGTCGTAATTTAGCGGGTGCAGCAGCAGTTCATTTTACTAGCGAACAAGAAGCCAAAATATCAGCAAGATTTGGCGTAAAAACCCAAGATTTAGTGATTCCTTTGGGTGTTATCCCACCGCAAATAAATCCTGATGAGGGTTGGAGTAAGCTGGGTATTCCTAGTGATAAACCTGTAGTTTTATTTATGTCCCGCATTGATCCTAAAAAGGGTTTAGATTTATTACTTCCAGCTTTAGAAAAATTATTAAATGATGGTTTGCAATTTCACTTTGTTTTAGCGGGAACAAATCCCCAAGATCCAAATTATGAGGCTAAAATTCAATCGCAAATCGAAAATTCCCCATTAAATTTACACACGACAATTACAGGCTTTGTCACTGGAAAAGTCAAAACTAAGTTATTAAAAGCTGCGGATTTATTTGTTTTACCTTCTTACTATGAAAATTTTGGAATTGCGGTAGCTGAAGCAATGGTAGCAGGAACACCGGTGGTAATTTCTGACCAAGTACATATATATCAGCAGGTGGTCGATAGTGAGTCTGGTTGGGTGGGGAAAACTGATGTAGAATCACTGGTGGAGTTATTAAAAGCAGCCTTGTTAAATCCCCAAGAATGTCAGCGACGGGGGGTAAATGCCCAAAAATATGCCTTAGAGAATTTTAGCTGGGATGCGATCGCACAGCAAATGATTCAAGCTTATCAACAAATTATGGCAAATCAAAAAAGTTGA
- a CDS encoding DUF3370 domain-containing protein, protein MLPLSLAFTLAQATPASPLPEEVVQPQEVRPLPGQLDSVPVFNSNSPELVLKAGILLSTFPRNGKKVPTAHLNFPFRGRFDIFAHHVAKAEPAENLRSLYQGIMLHNPGSKSVKINILQAASYLSQPDAPFIQLPSFLPNNAGTVFAGPGSRVMSDVLRGRRQAIFPAQIVIPPGASQMLLNLPIPVQGLTPPINGRSTFMRLSSNGNVYAASLAMFAPTNADGSERAPTLAEWQNLLDNGELSTPRDKVPTALEDNSKPRIYGRVAGVASGSQWRSLLVDNPKVNYLTIPQVGQAFSYPLSTLHGGTFGTGQIQSAPMLVRYPDTAYRAHGNYGIQYSLRLPLYNTTQKQQTVTVSVQTPIKEDQLNKSGLRFFTTAARQVFFRGTVRVRYQDDQGKPKTEFVHLVQTRGEQGKPLVSLNMKSGDRSLVEVDFLYPPDASPPQVLTVSTQAENK, encoded by the coding sequence ATGTTGCCACTTTCACTTGCTTTTACTCTTGCTCAAGCGACTCCTGCAAGTCCCTTACCTGAAGAAGTTGTACAACCACAAGAAGTTCGTCCTTTACCAGGGCAGTTAGATAGTGTGCCGGTGTTTAATAGCAATAGTCCGGAATTGGTGTTAAAAGCAGGAATTTTACTTTCTACCTTTCCAAGAAATGGGAAAAAAGTACCAACAGCACATTTAAATTTTCCTTTTCGGGGTCGGTTTGATATCTTTGCTCATCATGTTGCTAAAGCAGAACCAGCAGAAAATTTACGTTCTCTTTACCAGGGGATAATGTTGCATAACCCTGGTTCTAAATCGGTGAAAATCAATATCTTGCAAGCAGCAAGTTATTTAAGTCAACCAGATGCTCCATTTATTCAGTTACCTTCTTTTCTGCCCAATAATGCGGGTACAGTGTTTGCAGGACCTGGTAGTAGGGTTATGTCTGATGTGCTAAGAGGAAGAAGACAAGCGATTTTCCCAGCCCAAATTGTTATTCCTCCAGGGGCAAGTCAGATGTTATTAAATTTACCAATTCCCGTGCAAGGATTGACACCACCAATCAATGGACGATCTACATTTATGCGCTTGTCGAGTAATGGTAATGTTTACGCTGCTAGTTTAGCTATGTTTGCCCCTACAAATGCTGATGGTAGTGAACGTGCGCCAACTTTGGCAGAGTGGCAAAATTTACTAGATAATGGTGAATTATCTACACCCAGAGATAAAGTTCCAACTGCTCTGGAAGATAACAGTAAACCAAGAATTTATGGACGTGTAGCAGGTGTAGCGAGTGGTTCTCAATGGCGATCGCTCTTAGTCGATAATCCTAAAGTTAATTATTTGACAATTCCTCAAGTCGGTCAAGCTTTTTCTTACCCTTTAAGCACACTGCATGGTGGCACTTTTGGTACTGGTCAAATTCAAAGCGCACCTATGTTAGTCCGCTATCCTGATACGGCTTATCGCGCTCATGGCAATTATGGAATTCAGTATAGTCTCAGGTTGCCTTTATACAATACAACTCAAAAACAGCAAACTGTAACTGTGTCGGTGCAAACTCCCATCAAAGAAGATCAGTTGAATAAATCAGGATTACGCTTTTTCACCACAGCAGCGCGTCAAGTTTTCTTTCGAGGAACAGTGCGAGTCCGTTATCAAGATGATCAAGGTAAACCAAAAACTGAATTTGTACATTTAGTGCAAACCAGAGGTGAACAAGGGAAACCATTAGTATCATTAAATATGAAGTCAGGCGATCGCTCTTTAGTAGAAGTAGACTTTCTCTATCCTCCAGATGCTTCACCACCACAAGTATTAACTGTTTCAACTCAAGCTGAAAATAAGTAA
- a CDS encoding Uma2 family endonuclease, producing MIASPSYSYISPEEYLQEEETSAIKHEYRNGDIYAMAGASNTHVIITLNIASMLRNHLRGRGCQAYIADTKAHIESIDTYYYPDVMVSCDERDRTFNNFLRYPCLIIEVLSPTTEGFDRGDKFADYRNIQSLEEYVLVSQTRINIEVFRRNPEGQWVLYPYGKGENIHLASVDFKCDVADVYEDVTFEAPQVTE from the coding sequence ATGATTGCAAGTCCCAGTTATAGCTATATTTCCCCTGAAGAATATCTCCAAGAAGAAGAAACAAGTGCTATTAAGCATGAATACAGGAATGGAGATATTTACGCAATGGCAGGTGCAAGTAATACTCATGTGATTATTACTCTTAATATTGCTTCAATGCTCAGAAATCATCTGCGTGGGAGAGGCTGTCAGGCTTATATAGCAGACACTAAGGCTCATATAGAATCTATCGATACATATTACTACCCTGATGTTATGGTCAGTTGCGACGAAAGGGATAGAACCTTTAACAACTTTCTGCGTTATCCCTGTTTAATTATCGAGGTTTTATCTCCCACCACAGAAGGATTTGACAGAGGTGATAAATTTGCTGATTATCGAAATATTCAGTCGCTTGAAGAATATGTTTTAGTGAGTCAAACCCGGATTAACATAGAAGTTTTCCGCCGTAACCCAGAAGGACAATGGGTACTATATCCCTATGGAAAAGGGGAAAATATACATTTAGCTAGTGTAGATTTTAAGTGTGATGTTGCAGATGTGTATGAAGATGTTACTTTTGAAGCTCCGCAAGTGACAGAGTGA
- a CDS encoding ROK family protein, which produces MQQVIGIDLGGTAIKLGRFTADGTCLQSLTVATPQPATPAAVMMQMVDAIAQIDPDNQTIAIGVGTPGPADATGRIAKVAINLSGWHDVPLADWLEAKTGKPTILANDANCAGLGEAWLGAGRHFQNLILLTLGTGVGGAIILDGKLFVGHQGAAGELGLITLNPNGSMCNSGNQGSLEQYASVTAIRRCTGKEPAELGALAEAGDAEALSFWQEYGRDLGIGLTSLIYVLTPQAIIIGGGISASFEFFLPSMQAEIEKRVLPTSRLGLQILPAELGNSAGMAGAAKLAMTLCSVKD; this is translated from the coding sequence GTGCAGCAAGTAATTGGTATTGATTTGGGGGGAACAGCGATTAAGCTGGGGCGTTTTACAGCAGATGGTACTTGTTTACAATCTTTAACAGTAGCAACTCCCCAACCTGCAACACCGGCAGCAGTAATGATGCAGATGGTAGATGCGATCGCTCAAATTGACCCAGATAATCAAACTATAGCTATAGGTGTGGGAACTCCTGGCCCTGCGGACGCAACTGGACGCATTGCTAAAGTTGCCATTAACCTATCTGGATGGCATGATGTTCCCTTAGCAGATTGGTTAGAAGCCAAAACTGGTAAACCAACCATCCTTGCTAATGACGCTAACTGTGCAGGTTTAGGGGAAGCTTGGTTAGGTGCCGGTCGTCACTTTCAAAATTTGATTTTGCTAACTTTAGGAACTGGGGTTGGTGGTGCGATTATTCTCGATGGTAAATTGTTTGTTGGACATCAAGGTGCGGCTGGAGAATTAGGTTTAATTACTTTAAATCCTAACGGATCAATGTGTAATAGTGGCAATCAAGGTTCTTTAGAACAGTATGCGTCCGTGACAGCTATTCGTCGCTGTACTGGTAAAGAACCAGCAGAATTAGGCGCACTTGCTGAAGCTGGAGATGCTGAAGCTTTGAGTTTTTGGCAAGAATATGGCAGAGATTTAGGAATTGGTTTAACGAGTTTAATATATGTACTTACACCACAAGCAATTATTATTGGTGGTGGTATTAGTGCTAGTTTTGAATTTTTTTTACCATCTATGCAGGCAGAAATTGAAAAGCGGGTTTTACCTACATCGCGTCTAGGTTTACAAATTTTGCCCGCAGAACTGGGTAACTCAGCAGGAATGGCAGGTGCAGCGAAATTAGCAATGACATTGTGTTCGGTTAAAGACTGA
- the hpsO gene encoding hormogonium polysaccharide biosynthesis glycosyltransferase HpsO: MRILVASHTYIVDLNCEKLRALSRLQPGIEVTVVVPKRWKPGGVQNKIIESEYRDEGAFKIVPISNFSQNHQGLLTFGADLITLLRNFRPQIIHVEQGSRGLAYTQMIVLNQLLGLNAKNVFFTWWNLPYELKLPVALLEKFNLNNSHGIISGNQDGAEVLRQRGYNGAIKVMPQLGVDETLFTPQSQPELAAKLGINQGDFVVGFVGRFVPEKGLLTLLQSLITLKNKPWKLLLLGRGELKDELIKISAENNIQDRLIMVESVPHDEVAKYINLMSTLILPSETTYKFKTLTAVGWKEQFGHVLIEAMACKVPVIGSDSGEIPFVIGDAGLIFPEGDSQALANCLSQLMEKPDLAENLGELGYQKAMFQYTNKALAQQQFEFYQEFM, encoded by the coding sequence ATGAGAATCTTAGTTGCTAGTCATACCTATATTGTAGATTTGAATTGTGAGAAGTTACGGGCTTTATCACGACTACAACCGGGAATTGAAGTTACAGTTGTGGTTCCTAAACGCTGGAAACCAGGTGGAGTACAAAACAAAATTATTGAATCTGAATATCGTGATGAAGGTGCATTTAAAATAGTACCTATATCTAATTTTAGTCAAAATCATCAAGGACTTCTGACTTTTGGTGCTGATTTAATCACTTTGTTACGAAATTTTCGCCCCCAAATTATTCATGTAGAACAAGGTTCTAGGGGTTTGGCTTATACACAAATGATTGTCTTAAATCAGCTATTAGGACTTAACGCCAAAAATGTATTTTTTACTTGGTGGAATTTACCTTATGAATTAAAGTTACCTGTTGCTTTATTAGAAAAATTTAACCTTAACAACAGTCACGGTATTATTTCTGGTAATCAAGATGGTGCGGAAGTTTTGCGTCAACGAGGATATAATGGCGCAATTAAAGTTATGCCACAATTAGGTGTAGATGAAACTCTTTTTACTCCTCAATCTCAGCCAGAATTAGCCGCTAAATTAGGTATCAATCAAGGAGATTTTGTTGTTGGTTTTGTCGGCAGATTTGTACCAGAAAAAGGTTTATTAACTCTCTTGCAATCATTGATAACTTTAAAAAATAAGCCTTGGAAATTATTACTCTTAGGACGAGGAGAGTTAAAAGATGAATTAATTAAAATCTCAGCAGAAAATAATATTCAAGATAGACTAATTATGGTTGAAAGTGTTCCCCATGATGAAGTCGCTAAATATATCAATTTAATGAGTACTTTAATTTTGCCTTCTGAAACTACTTATAAGTTTAAAACCCTCACTGCTGTAGGTTGGAAGGAACAATTTGGCCATGTTTTAATTGAAGCTATGGCTTGCAAAGTTCCTGTAATTGGTTCTGATTCTGGGGAAATTCCTTTTGTAATCGGTGATGCTGGTTTAATCTTTCCTGAAGGTGATTCTCAAGCTTTAGCTAATTGCTTGTCGCAATTGATGGAAAAACCTGATTTAGCTGAAAATTTGGGTGAATTGGGTTATCAAAAAGCTATGTTCCAATATACAAATAAGGCTTTAGCACAACAACAGTTTGAGTTTTATCAAGAATTCATGTAG
- a CDS encoding ABC transporter permease, producing the protein MTITKRQLPNFFKFSKNPSLSQRLMLIGLGITLFCIFLAFLAPVFQAWGWLQNPKEFLSNPIHEAPSLKHWFGTSRLGYDVFSRTVFGVQAALQVVILATTLSMVIGVPLGMVSGYLGGRLDKILLFFMDSIYTLPGLLLSVTLAFVVGRGILNAAIAISIAYIPQYYRVVRNHTVSVKTEVYIEAAQAMGASTWVVLSRYLFFNVIQSVPVLFTLNAADAILVLGGLGFLGLGLPEEVPEWGYDLKQALEALPTGIWWTTLFPGSAMTFLVVGLSLLGEGLNEFVNPRLRRENSIRK; encoded by the coding sequence GTGACCATTACAAAACGCCAATTACCTAATTTTTTCAAATTCAGCAAAAATCCTAGCCTTTCTCAGAGATTAATGCTGATTGGGTTAGGAATTACTCTATTTTGCATTTTTTTAGCCTTCTTAGCACCTGTATTTCAGGCTTGGGGATGGCTACAAAATCCTAAAGAATTTCTCTCTAACCCCATTCATGAAGCACCTTCACTTAAACATTGGTTCGGCACAAGTCGCTTAGGTTATGATGTATTTTCCCGGACTGTATTTGGTGTGCAAGCCGCATTGCAAGTAGTGATTTTGGCAACCACACTGAGTATGGTGATTGGTGTACCTTTGGGGATGGTAAGTGGTTATCTAGGTGGAAGATTAGATAAGATATTGCTGTTTTTCATGGATAGCATCTACACCTTACCAGGATTATTACTTTCCGTCACACTGGCATTTGTGGTGGGGAGAGGAATCTTGAATGCTGCGATCGCTATTAGTATCGCCTACATACCCCAATATTATCGCGTAGTTCGCAACCACACCGTCAGTGTTAAAACCGAAGTCTACATTGAAGCCGCGCAAGCAATGGGGGCTTCCACATGGGTTGTATTATCCCGCTATCTATTTTTTAATGTCATTCAAAGCGTACCCGTCCTCTTTACCCTTAACGCCGCAGATGCCATATTAGTTTTAGGCGGTTTAGGATTTTTGGGTTTGGGATTACCAGAAGAAGTCCCTGAATGGGGATACGATTTAAAACAAGCCCTAGAAGCACTACCCACAGGTATTTGGTGGACTACACTTTTCCCTGGTTCAGCGATGACATTCCTAGTTGTAGGGTTATCCCTACTTGGTGAAGGGTTAAACGAGTTTGTCAATCCCCGTCTGAGAAGAGAAAATAGTATTCGCAAGTAG